The window GCCGCTACCTGCTGCTGTGCGATCCGCTCGACGGCTCGTCGAACATCGACGTGAACGTCTCCGTGGGCACGATCTTCTCCATCGTCCGCGCCCCGCAGGGCAGCGAAAAGCCCTCGACCGGGGACTTCCTCCAGCGCGGCACGGAGCAGGTGGCCGCCGGCTACTGCCTCTACGGGCCGTCAACGATCCTGGTGCTCGCGGTCAAGGGCCAGGGCGTGCAGATGTTCACGCTCAACCGCGACTTCGGCGAGTTCATCCTTACCCGCAAGGACGTGCAGATCCCGGAGGACACCAAGGAATTCGCCATCAACGTCTCCAACCAGCGTCACTGGGAGGAACCGGTCCAGCGCTACATCGATGAGTGCCTCCAGGGCAAGGAGGGGCCGCGGGGCAAGGACTTCAACATGCGCTGGGTGGCCTCGATGGTCGCCGAGGTCCACCGCATCCTCTGCCGCGGGGGGGTGTTCATGTACCCGCTCGACGCCAAGATCAAGGCCAAGGGACAAAGCGGCCGCCTGCGCCTGATGTACGAGGCCAATCCCATGAGCCTCATCGTCGAGCAGGCCGGCGGCGCCGCGACCACCGGCCGGCAGCGGATCCTTGAGCTCGATCCGACCGACATCCACGAGCGGGCACCGGTGGTCCTCGGCTCCAAAAACGAGGTGGAGCAGGTTACTAGCTACCACCGGGAGGGCTGACGCGCGCCCGAACCGGACGCCCTGCGCCCCGCCCGGAGGCGCAGGGCGTTCACGCCCAGTCGCGGGGGACCAGATACGCCTCCGTCAGACGGGCCTCCGGACTCCCGGGTTCTGGCTCAAAGCCGTACTCCCAGCGCACCCGGGGCGGCAGCGACATCAGGATCGATTCGGTCCGCCCCTCCGACTGGATCCCGAACCGGGTCCCGCGATCCTGCAGGAGGTTGAACTCCACGTACCGGCCCCGCCGGTAGAGCTGGAACTCCCGCTCGCGCTCACCGTAGGGATGGTCGCGGCGGGACTCGACGATGGGACCGTAGCCGTCCAGGAACGCCCCACCTACCGCCTGCACGAAGCGGAAGCTCGCCTCGAACCCCCAGTCGTTGAGATCGTCGAAGAACAGCCCGCCGATGCCGCGCTGCTCATCGCGGTGGGGCAGCCGGAAGTACTCGTCGCACCAGCGCTTGAACGTCGGATAGACGGTTTCGCCGAACGGCTCGCAGGCCGCCCGGGCCTGGCGGTGGAAGTGGCGGCAGTCGTCGTCGAAGGGGTAGTACGGGGTCAGATCGAAGCCGCCGCCGAACCACCACTGGGCGCCGCAACCCGGCTCGCCGGCGACGAACAGGCGCAGGTTAGCGTGGGTGGTCGGCACATACGGGTTCCACGGGTGCAGCACCAGCGATACACCCACCGCCTCGTAGGGCTGGCCGGCCAGATCAGCGCGTCGCTCGGTGGCCGTATCGGGCAGCGCATCGCCCCGGACGTGGGAGAAATTCACCCCACCCTGCTCGATCACCCGCCCGCCCTTGAGCACGCGGCTCTCGCCGCCACCGCCTCCGGGGCGCTGCCAGCGGTCGGCGTGGAAGGCACCGCGTCCGTCCCAGCTCTCGATGGCTCTGCAGACCCGCCCCTGCCAGGTCACCAGCCAATCGTGCACACGCTGCAGGCCGTCAGCCGGCATCGCATCCGTCATTCCACGCTCCGTTCCAGGCAGGCGTAGAAGAAACCGTCCATGCCCTGTTCGCCGGGCAGGATCTGGCACCCGGCGCCGGTGCGGCGGCCAACCGCCGGCAACGGTCCCCGCGAGGCGTCGGGCTGCTCGGCCAGGAACCCGGCCACCACCGCTTCGTTCTCTTCGGGAAAGATCGAGCAGGTGGCGTAGACCAGCCGCCCGCCCGGCGCCAGGACCCGCCAAAGGGCGTCGAGCAGCTGGCGCTGCGCCGGGGCCATGCGCGCCGGATCGTCGGCCCGGCGCAGCCATTTGATATCGGGGTGGCGGCGGATCACGCCGCTGCCCGTACACGGAGCGTCGAGGAGGATGCGCTGAAACGGCTCGCCGTCCCACCAGGCATCGGGATTGGCGGCGTCGGCGGCCACGCAGTGGGCCTCGTGGCCGGCGCGGGCGAGGTTGTCGCGCACCTGCCGCAGCCGGCGCGCCGAGCGGTCGAGTGCGGTCACCGTCGCCGCCGGGGCGTGTTCGAGCAGGTGCACCGTCTTGCCGCCGGGGGCGGCACAGGCGTCGAGCACGCGATCGCCGGGCTGCGGGTCGAGCAGGGGGGCAGCGAGCTGCGCGGCCTCGTCCTGCACCGATAGCCACCCCTCGGCGAACCCGGGCAGGCGGGCCACAGGTACCGGATCGTCGAGAATCACCGCGGTGGGTGCGACGGCCCCGGGCTGTGCCGCGACCCCGCGCTCGGCCAGCGCTTCCAGGCACGCCGGGCGGGGGATACGGGCGCGGTCCACGCGCAGGGTCATCGGCGGGTGGGCATTGCCGGCCTCGGCCACCGCGGGCCAATCCTCCGGCCAGGCGCCACGCAGGTGCTCGGCCAGCCAGCCCGGGAGTGCGTACCGCGTGGCCTCGTCCGTCGGCAGGGGCGGAGTGGCCTTGTGCAGCTTGCGCAGTACGGCATTCACCATGCCGGCGGCCCGGGCCCGACGCAGCCTGCGCGCCGCGTCGACGGACTCCGAGACCGCCGCGTGGGCCGGTGTGGCAAGCCCCTGGGCCTCCCACGCACCAAGCACCAGCAGAGCGCGCAGCAGCGGATCCCGTCGCCAGTCATCGCGGGGGGTGAGGGTGGCCACCTGGGCCTCCAGCCGGGTCAGCCAGCGCAGCGCCCCGTAGACCAGCGCCTGGAGCAGCGGCCGGTCGCGCTCGGCGACGCGGGTGAACTGCCCCTCAAGGGCCTCGTCCAGGGTCTCGCCGCGCTCCAGCACCCGCTCGAGGACGTGCACCGCGGCCACCCGCGGAGGGGTACTCACTGAACGCGCTCTCCCGGCGCCAGGCGGCGCCCGTTGAGGTAATCGGCAGCGCTCTGCTCACGGCCACCGGCTGGCTTAAGCCGCGTGATACACAGCCGCCCCTCGCCGGTGGCGACCTCGATGCCACTGCCACTGGCCGCCGCCACGGTACCGGCCTGATCGTCGGGGCGGCCGGGGCAAGCCCGCGCCGCCAGCACCCGCACCTGCGTCCCCCCCAGATGGATCCGCGCCCCGGGCACCGGCGCCAGTGCGCGCACGCGGCGTTCCAGCTGTTCCGCCGGCTCGGCGGGGTCGAGCCAGCTCTCGGCCTGGGTCAGCTTGGCGGCGTAGGTGGCGCCCTCCTCGGATTGGGGCTCCGGGGTGATGGCTCCGGCCAGGATGTCCGCCAGGTGCGCGACCAGCAGGTCGGCGCCGATCCGGGCCAGTCGATCGTGGAGGGACCCGGCGGTCTCGTCGGCGCTGATGGGAGTCCCCTCGCGGGCGAGCATCGGTCCGGTATCCAGGCCCTCGTCCATCTGCATCAGGGTCACGCCGGTCTGCTCGTCGCCGGCGAGCAGGGCGCGCTGGATGGGCGCCGCCCCCCGCCAGCGCGGCAGCAGCGAGGCGTGGACATTCACGCACCCGCAGCGTGGTGCATCCAGCACGTTGCGCCGCAGGATCTGGCCGTAGGCCACCACCACCATCAGGTCGGGTGCCAGCTCACGGATCCGCGCTGCCTCCTCGTCGCCGAGGCGCTCGGGCTGGTGAACGGTCAGCCCGTGCCGGTCGGCGGCACGCTTGACCGGCGGCGGCGTCAGCCGGCGTCCCCGACCGGCGGGGCGATCAGGCTGGGTGAAAACAGCCACCGGCGGCACGCCGGCCTCGACCAGAGCATCGAGGCCGGGCACCGCGAACTCCGGCGTTCCCGCAAAGATGATCCGTGCCGCCATCAGCCCGCCGCGCTGAACCGCTCACGCTTCTCCATACGCTTGCGCACCCGCTTGCGCTTGAGCTCGGAGAGGTAATCGATGAACAGCCGACCTTCGAGGTGGTCGATCTCGTGCTGCAGGCAGACGGCCAGGGTGCCCTCAGCCTCGTCCTCGACCACCCGGCCATCGCGCTCCAGCGCCCGGTAACGCACCCGCGTTGCCCGCGCAACGTCGTCGTAGTAGCCCGGAATGGACAGGCACCCCTCCTCGCCACTGGCCTCACCGGTGGCCTCGAGGATTTCCGGATTGACCAGCACCCGCGGCTCGTCGCGCTCCTCGGAGACGTCGATCACCACCACCCGCCGGCGGTCCCCCACCTGCGTGGCGGCCAGCCCGATGCCGCGAGCCTCGTACATGGTTTCAAGCATGTCGTCTGCCAGACGGCGGACGGCGTCATCGACCTCCGCGACGGGCTCGGCCCGCTCGCGGAGGCGGGGGTCAGGGTAAACAAGGATATCGAGGAGGGCCATGAGCGATGCTGCGCCTATTGTTGAGTGACGCATCGATTGTAACGCACCGGCGCACGGAGGGCAGCCACAACCTGGAATGCTTCTACGGCGCATCCGAGAACCGCTTCCGCAGCAACCCCGCCCTTGCGCCCGCCCGCCGCCGCCGGGCAACGTATCGGTCCCTTGCCAAGGACGGTGAGCAACGACATGGACGACGACACCTACCACGCCCTCGCCCTGGCGCGGGTTCCCGGCGTGGGCCCGCGCACCTGGTCCCGGCTGATGGCGGCCTTCGGCGGGCCGGAGGCGGTCTTCCGGGCCGGGCGCAGCGCCCTGCGCAGTCTGGGTCTCGACGCCACCACGGAGGCCGGTATCCTCGCCCCGGACTGGGCCGCCGCCCGGGCCGATGCCCGCTGGCTGGACGGCCCGGGGGCGCGCCACCTACTGCGCCTGGCGCGGCCGGGCTACCCGGGGCAGCTGGCCGAGATCCCCGACCCGCCACCGCTACTGTTCGTCGCCGGCGACCCGGCGACCCTGCACCACCCTCAGGTGGCCATCGTCGGCAGCCGCCACGCCACCGCCGCCGGGCGCGACCTGGCCCACGACCTGGCCGCAGGCCTGGCACGAGCCGGGGTCGCCACCACCAGTGGCCTGGCCACAGGCATCGATGCCGCTGCCCACCGCGGTGCCCTGGAGGCTGGCGGCACCACGCTGGCGGTCGTCGGCACCGGCCCGGACCGGATCTATCCGGCCCGCCACCGCCGCCTCCACGCCAGGATCCTCGCCTCCGGCGCCGTCCTCGGCGAGCTGCCCCCCGGCTGCGGACCGCTGGCGGCCCACTTCCCGCGGCGCAACCGCATCGTCAGCGGCCTGTCGCTGGGGGTGGTGGTCGTTCAGGCCGGCCGCCACAGCGGCTCGCTGATCACCGCCCGGCTCGCCGCCGAACAGGGCCGCGAGGTCTTCGCCGTACCCGGATCCATCCACGACCCGTTGGCCCGCGGGTGCCATGCGCTTCTGCGGGAGGGTGCCAAGCTGGTAGAATCGGTGGACGATATCCTGGAAGAACTCCCGGGCACGGTCGGCAGCGCCCCCGTGAACGCCCCCTCGGATTCGACCAGTCCAGCCGCGGATCCGGACGAGGCGCGCATCCTCGCGGCCCTCGGCCACGATCCGCTCACCCTCGACACCCTCCAGCAGCGGTCTGGATTGACGCTCGATAGGCTTTCATCCATTCTGCTAACCATGGAGCTGAAAGGCCTGGTGACTGCGATACCCGGGGGCCGGTATCAGCGGCGCGGGCCAGAGGGCTGAAGATGAAGCAGAACGTTTTCGAAGTCCTGATGTACCTGTTCGAGAACTACCTCTACAACGACGAGGAACCCGGCGATCGGGACTCGCTCGAGAGCGAGCTCCACGAGGCCGGCTTCAGCGCGATGGAGATCCGCAAGGCGTTCGAGTGGCTCGACGCCCTGGCCGACTCCCGCGTACTGCCGGCCGCCCCGTCGGGCAAGTCGTCGATCCGGTTGTTCGGCGAGCCCGAGCTGGCGCGCCTGGACACCGAGACGCGCGGGTTCATTCTCTACCTGGAGCAGGTCGGCATTCTCACCGCGGAAAGTCGCGAGCTGGTGCTCGACCGGATCCTGGCGCTGGATGACCACGAGGTGGATCTCGATACGGTCAAATGGGTCATCCTCATGGTCCTGTTCAATCGCCCCGGCGAGGAAGAGGCGTACAACTGGATGGAGAACCTGATGTTCGACGTCCCGACGCACCTCGTCCACTGACGACGGGTGGCCGCCGCGCCCCGGCGCGGCGGCCGGTTCCACGGCCCGGCACCGCCCTTCGGTCGCCACCCGACCGCCC of the Halorhodospira halophila genome contains:
- the dprA gene encoding DNA-processing protein DprA; translation: MSNDMDDDTYHALALARVPGVGPRTWSRLMAAFGGPEAVFRAGRSALRSLGLDATTEAGILAPDWAAARADARWLDGPGARHLLRLARPGYPGQLAEIPDPPPLLFVAGDPATLHHPQVAIVGSRHATAAGRDLAHDLAAGLARAGVATTSGLATGIDAAAHRGALEAGGTTLAVVGTGPDRIYPARHRRLHARILASGAVLGELPPGCGPLAAHFPRRNRIVSGLSLGVVVVQAGRHSGSLITARLAAEQGREVFAVPGSIHDPLARGCHALLREGAKLVESVDDILEELPGTVGSAPVNAPSDSTSPAADPDEARILAALGHDPLTLDTLQQRSGLTLDRLSSILLTMELKGLVTAIPGGRYQRRGPEG
- the rsmB gene encoding 16S rRNA (cytosine(967)-C(5))-methyltransferase RsmB; this encodes MSTPPRVAAVHVLERVLERGETLDEALEGQFTRVAERDRPLLQALVYGALRWLTRLEAQVATLTPRDDWRRDPLLRALLVLGAWEAQGLATPAHAAVSESVDAARRLRRARAAGMVNAVLRKLHKATPPLPTDEATRYALPGWLAEHLRGAWPEDWPAVAEAGNAHPPMTLRVDRARIPRPACLEALAERGVAAQPGAVAPTAVILDDPVPVARLPGFAEGWLSVQDEAAQLAAPLLDPQPGDRVLDACAAPGGKTVHLLEHAPAATVTALDRSARRLRQVRDNLARAGHEAHCVAADAANPDAWWDGEPFQRILLDAPCTGSGVIRRHPDIKWLRRADDPARMAPAQRQLLDALWRVLAPGGRLVYATCSIFPEENEAVVAGFLAEQPDASRGPLPAVGRRTGAGCQILPGEQGMDGFFYACLERSVE
- the def gene encoding peptide deformylase, with translation MALLDILVYPDPRLRERAEPVAEVDDAVRRLADDMLETMYEARGIGLAATQVGDRRRVVVIDVSEERDEPRVLVNPEILEATGEASGEEGCLSIPGYYDDVARATRVRYRALERDGRVVEDEAEGTLAVCLQHEIDHLEGRLFIDYLSELKRKRVRKRMEKRERFSAAG
- a CDS encoding DUF494 family protein codes for the protein MKQNVFEVLMYLFENYLYNDEEPGDRDSLESELHEAGFSAMEIRKAFEWLDALADSRVLPAAPSGKSSIRLFGEPELARLDTETRGFILYLEQVGILTAESRELVLDRILALDDHEVDLDTVKWVILMVLFNRPGEEEAYNWMENLMFDVPTHLVH
- a CDS encoding class 1 fructose-bisphosphatase, whose protein sequence is MHIGTTLTNYIIETQRNLPEATGEFTGLLNDISVACKRIADLVNKGDLVGMLGSADSENVQGETQKKLDVVTNEVFIEALTQNGHIAGLVSEEMDDIYPLPNPSQRGRYLLLCDPLDGSSNIDVNVSVGTIFSIVRAPQGSEKPSTGDFLQRGTEQVAAGYCLYGPSTILVLAVKGQGVQMFTLNRDFGEFILTRKDVQIPEDTKEFAINVSNQRHWEEPVQRYIDECLQGKEGPRGKDFNMRWVASMVAEVHRILCRGGVFMYPLDAKIKAKGQSGRLRLMYEANPMSLIVEQAGGAATTGRQRILELDPTDIHERAPVVLGSKNEVEQVTSYHREG
- the fmt gene encoding methionyl-tRNA formyltransferase, which encodes MAARIIFAGTPEFAVPGLDALVEAGVPPVAVFTQPDRPAGRGRRLTPPPVKRAADRHGLTVHQPERLGDEEAARIRELAPDLMVVVAYGQILRRNVLDAPRCGCVNVHASLLPRWRGAAPIQRALLAGDEQTGVTLMQMDEGLDTGPMLAREGTPISADETAGSLHDRLARIGADLLVAHLADILAGAITPEPQSEEGATYAAKLTQAESWLDPAEPAEQLERRVRALAPVPGARIHLGGTQVRVLAARACPGRPDDQAGTVAAASGSGIEVATGEGRLCITRLKPAGGREQSAADYLNGRRLAPGERVQ
- the hemF gene encoding oxygen-dependent coproporphyrinogen oxidase gives rise to the protein MTDAMPADGLQRVHDWLVTWQGRVCRAIESWDGRGAFHADRWQRPGGGGGESRVLKGGRVIEQGGVNFSHVRGDALPDTATERRADLAGQPYEAVGVSLVLHPWNPYVPTTHANLRLFVAGEPGCGAQWWFGGGFDLTPYYPFDDDCRHFHRQARAACEPFGETVYPTFKRWCDEYFRLPHRDEQRGIGGLFFDDLNDWGFEASFRFVQAVGGAFLDGYGPIVESRRDHPYGEREREFQLYRRGRYVEFNLLQDRGTRFGIQSEGRTESILMSLPPRVRWEYGFEPEPGSPEARLTEAYLVPRDWA